From Humisphaera borealis, the proteins below share one genomic window:
- a CDS encoding GxxExxY protein, whose protein sequence is MHRDEHRLNQLTGAIIGCAFRVANRVRCGFFEKVDENALCVELRKAGLKFEQQARFAIMYDGVVVGEYVADLIVEHTVLLEVKAVKTLDEIHMAQCINYLSATGLPVCLLMNFVKPDLEYKRVRGNGRRIE, encoded by the coding sequence ATGCACAGAGATGAACACAGATTAAATCAGTTGACGGGCGCGATCATCGGCTGTGCGTTCAGGGTCGCAAACCGTGTGCGGTGCGGGTTCTTCGAGAAGGTCGATGAGAACGCACTCTGTGTCGAGTTGCGGAAAGCAGGCCTGAAATTCGAGCAACAGGCTCGATTCGCGATCATGTATGATGGTGTAGTCGTCGGGGAGTACGTTGCCGACTTGATCGTCGAGCATACGGTGCTTCTCGAGGTGAAAGCGGTCAAGACGTTGGACGAGATTCACATGGCGCAATGCATCAACTATCTTTCTGCAACCGGCTTGCCCGTCTGCCTTTTAATGAACTTCGTCAAGCCAGATCTCGAGTACAAACGCGTCAGAGGAAACGGGAGGCGCATCGAATGA
- a CDS encoding NHL repeat-containing protein, translating into MTHSRSSILYLLSSIFFLLSGCGDPAKPDAVWMSTGTAPGQVVYPRAICYSRSDDTFFIVDRVARVQHIDREGNHLNGWQMPDWQYGKPVGISVGPDGNVYVPDTHYHRVMVYSPKGQLLRQWGSLGKEKGQFIYPTDVAFDEQGRIFVSEYGEHDRVQVFDIVGTYLYEFGTFGEGDGQFSRPQSMIIDKGLLYVSDSCNHRIVVFKTDGTFVRNLGGVGSGLGQFRFPYGLDLDADGHLVVCEFGNNRVQLLDKKTGKGIKTWGTAGREPGQLAYPWGVAVDKKGRVVAVDSGNNRLQVFGF; encoded by the coding sequence GTGACGCACTCGCGATCCTCCATCCTCTACCTTCTGTCTTCGATTTTCTTCCTCCTCTCAGGCTGCGGCGACCCGGCCAAGCCGGACGCCGTCTGGATGTCCACGGGCACCGCGCCGGGGCAGGTCGTCTACCCGCGGGCCATCTGCTACAGCCGATCGGACGACACCTTTTTCATCGTCGACCGGGTCGCCCGCGTGCAGCACATCGACCGCGAAGGCAATCACCTCAACGGCTGGCAGATGCCCGACTGGCAGTACGGCAAACCGGTCGGCATTTCGGTCGGACCGGACGGGAACGTCTACGTCCCCGATACGCATTACCACCGCGTCATGGTCTATTCACCCAAAGGCCAACTGCTGCGGCAATGGGGATCGCTGGGAAAGGAGAAAGGGCAATTCATTTACCCGACGGATGTGGCGTTCGACGAGCAGGGCCGGATCTTTGTCAGCGAGTATGGCGAGCACGACCGCGTGCAGGTGTTTGATATCGTCGGGACGTACCTGTACGAGTTCGGCACGTTCGGCGAAGGCGACGGCCAGTTCAGCCGGCCGCAGTCAATGATCATCGACAAGGGTCTGCTCTACGTCAGCGATTCGTGCAATCACCGCATCGTGGTTTTTAAGACCGACGGCACGTTCGTTCGCAACCTGGGCGGCGTGGGCTCGGGCCTTGGCCAATTCCGATTCCCCTACGGCTTGGATCTGGACGCTGACGGCCACCTTGTCGTCTGCGAGTTTGGCAACAACCGCGTGCAGTTGCTGGACAAGAAGACGGGCAAGGGCATCAAAACCTGGGGCACCGCCGGCCGCGAGCCGGGCCAACTCGCCTACCCCTGGGGGGTGGCGGTCGACAAGAAAGGAAGGGTGGTCGCGGTCGACTCGGGGAACAACCGGCTTCAGGTGTTCGGATTCTGA
- a CDS encoding ABC transporter permease family protein, with product MTRRLRLPSVLPLLAGLLLGVSSAVPLGWLLWQIATEPSTLQLLHPSAIRWDILARTCGYSAAAAVVATLLALPAGLLIGRRRSKLAGLAAFLLPLTLLLPSLMYAYGWAQFFRLMTEPMGRWLAAIDVSRPWLAGLGVSLVGQGADARMYLTNAGPADVARCIWSLATWLWPIPAAAIAWALGRADPAVRQQAQLDGATWRVALRQILPAAMIGMLAVWVLASQEFAVYEPTGVSVVATEVRMVFETGSFSSGSNPITAPMGGGFSAISSEAPPPSLAVTQTPVVAIADGQDVQQLAAAAAVATGVPMLLLTVVVGAIVVFACRRWSAEGDEIHEQEAWSAPASIPRSSFFVLHSSFRSRSDVTSTTGGGDKRRNGVGWNFLAVAAFAVIALTVGIPIVSMILRHQRSFHPVMIWQQSGELVAGSFLIAALAGMAAVVVGVAALVRKPRWILLLAISSFLVGGQLLAIALIRLYNRPHLGWIYNAPPVMVMAYLGRFGWLALLTAGATWSRPWRLLRQQAQLDGASAAGIAARVVLPLAWPLILGAGVLVLVLSLTEVPATVLAAPFRPPQIIPMLMTWVHTLESDPMIESSLLLAAVAMALSAVGVVLVRFGRRVAQPRLLDMGGIDE from the coding sequence GTGACCCGCCGCCTGCGACTTCCGTCCGTTCTGCCGCTGCTGGCGGGTCTGCTGCTGGGCGTTTCGTCGGCCGTGCCGTTGGGTTGGCTGCTCTGGCAGATCGCCACCGAGCCGTCGACTCTGCAGCTTCTCCACCCCAGTGCTATTCGCTGGGACATCCTGGCCCGGACGTGCGGCTACAGCGCGGCCGCCGCGGTGGTCGCCACCCTGCTGGCGCTGCCGGCGGGACTGCTCATCGGCCGGCGGCGATCTAAGCTCGCCGGCCTTGCCGCTTTTCTGCTCCCGCTCACGCTTCTGCTGCCATCGCTCATGTACGCCTATGGCTGGGCGCAGTTTTTCCGCCTGATGACCGAGCCGATGGGACGGTGGCTCGCCGCGATCGACGTGAGCCGACCCTGGCTGGCCGGGCTCGGCGTTTCGCTCGTAGGGCAGGGTGCGGACGCTCGAATGTACCTGACCAACGCCGGCCCGGCGGACGTGGCGCGGTGCATCTGGTCACTGGCGACCTGGCTCTGGCCGATCCCGGCTGCCGCGATCGCCTGGGCCCTGGGCCGCGCCGACCCAGCGGTCCGGCAGCAGGCGCAGCTCGACGGCGCAACCTGGCGCGTCGCACTGCGGCAGATCCTTCCGGCTGCGATGATCGGCATGCTCGCGGTCTGGGTGCTGGCGTCGCAGGAGTTCGCCGTCTACGAACCCACGGGCGTCAGCGTCGTGGCGACGGAAGTACGGATGGTTTTCGAGACCGGGTCGTTCTCATCGGGAAGCAATCCGATTACGGCGCCGATGGGCGGCGGGTTTTCGGCGATAAGCTCGGAAGCGCCGCCTCCGTCGCTCGCGGTTACGCAGACGCCAGTCGTCGCGATCGCCGACGGCCAGGATGTTCAGCAGCTCGCCGCCGCCGCTGCGGTTGCGACGGGAGTGCCTATGTTGCTGCTGACGGTGGTCGTCGGCGCGATCGTTGTGTTTGCCTGCCGACGATGGAGTGCGGAAGGAGACGAGATTCACGAGCAGGAGGCTTGGTCCGCCCCTGCTTCCATTCCCCGTTCTTCATTCTTCGTTCTTCATTCTTCATTCCGATCGCGATCCGACGTGACCTCCACCACCGGAGGAGGGGACAAGAGGCGTAACGGCGTTGGCTGGAATTTTCTCGCCGTCGCGGCCTTCGCTGTCATCGCCTTGACCGTCGGCATCCCAATTGTCTCGATGATCCTCCGCCATCAGCGATCATTTCACCCGGTGATGATCTGGCAGCAGTCCGGCGAACTGGTGGCGGGGTCGTTCCTGATTGCCGCATTGGCGGGGATGGCTGCGGTCGTGGTCGGCGTTGCAGCACTCGTGCGGAAGCCACGATGGATACTGCTTCTTGCGATCTCCAGTTTTCTGGTTGGTGGGCAACTGCTCGCGATCGCGCTCATACGGCTCTATAATCGCCCGCACCTGGGGTGGATTTACAACGCTCCGCCCGTCATGGTGATGGCCTACCTCGGGCGGTTCGGCTGGCTGGCGCTGCTGACAGCGGGGGCGACGTGGTCGCGGCCCTGGCGGTTGCTCCGGCAGCAGGCGCAGCTTGATGGTGCCTCGGCCGCGGGCATCGCGGCCCGGGTGGTGCTGCCTCTGGCTTGGCCGCTGATCCTGGGGGCCGGCGTGCTCGTACTGGTGCTGAGCCTGACCGAAGTCCCGGCGACGGTACTCGCCGCTCCGTTCCGACCGCCTCAGATCATTCCCATGTTGATGACCTGGGTACACACTCTCGAAAGCGACCCGATGATCGAGTCGTCGCTGCTGCTGGCGGCCGTCGCGATGGCGCTGTCGGCGGTGGGGGTTGTGCTGGTCAGGTTTGGAAGGCGGGTCGCGCAACCGCGACTGCTCGACATGGGGGGCATAGATGAGTGA
- a CDS encoding extracellular solute-binding protein has translation MTSAAVIALLSAFVLATGCKQEPATSVTPEVVVYTSVDQQIADPLLRDFESRTGIKIRILTDTEATKSAGLAARLLAEKANPQADVFWGNEVFHTINLARNGVLTAYESPEAAAIPAQYKDAAHLWAGTCLRARVIAVADGGSTPAVAGIEDLKNPALKDRICLARPTAGTTGGQVSAIYALWGNDKADAFFRALHANGAKMLGGNAVVAEQVGQGQMLAGLTDNDDIAAAERAGGKVKGVLPDQGEAGIGTLTIPCTVGLVAGRPGSDRAKKLVDHLLGDAVEAKLIEAKFGQYSVRASGAQAVKTIDVPYARIADNMAWAPTRAAAILEGRTP, from the coding sequence ATGACGTCCGCCGCTGTCATTGCGCTGCTCAGTGCTTTTGTCCTTGCGACGGGGTGCAAGCAGGAGCCTGCCACATCTGTGACCCCGGAAGTCGTTGTCTATACCAGCGTCGATCAACAGATCGCCGATCCGCTCCTGCGTGATTTCGAAAGCCGGACGGGGATCAAGATTCGCATCCTCACCGACACCGAAGCCACCAAGTCCGCCGGGCTGGCCGCCCGGCTTCTCGCCGAAAAGGCGAACCCGCAGGCCGACGTGTTCTGGGGGAACGAGGTCTTCCATACGATCAACCTGGCCCGAAACGGCGTGCTGACGGCTTACGAATCGCCGGAGGCGGCGGCGATTCCCGCGCAGTACAAAGACGCCGCACACCTCTGGGCAGGCACATGCCTGCGGGCGCGTGTGATCGCGGTCGCCGACGGCGGCTCGACTCCCGCGGTCGCCGGTATCGAGGATCTCAAAAACCCTGCGCTCAAGGATCGCATCTGCCTGGCCCGCCCGACGGCCGGCACCACCGGCGGGCAGGTGTCGGCGATCTACGCTCTCTGGGGTAACGACAAGGCCGACGCTTTCTTCCGCGCCCTGCATGCCAACGGGGCGAAGATGCTCGGCGGGAATGCCGTCGTCGCCGAGCAGGTCGGCCAGGGGCAGATGCTCGCGGGCCTGACCGACAACGACGACATCGCCGCCGCCGAACGGGCGGGAGGGAAGGTCAAGGGCGTCCTTCCCGATCAGGGCGAAGCGGGAATCGGCACGCTGACGATCCCATGCACCGTCGGTCTTGTCGCCGGTCGGCCGGGGTCGGACCGGGCGAAGAAGCTCGTCGATCACCTGCTGGGCGACGCAGTGGAGGCAAAGCTGATCGAAGCGAAGTTCGGCCAGTACAGCGTTCGGGCCAGCGGCGCGCAGGCCGTGAAGACCATAGACGTTCCGTATGCCCGGATCGCCGACAACATGGCATGGGCACCCACGCGGGCGGCTGCGATTCTTGAAGGGCGAACGCCGTGA